Within Portunus trituberculatus isolate SZX2019 chromosome 18, ASM1759143v1, whole genome shotgun sequence, the genomic segment TTGAGAGCGGAGTGCCTCCACGCAGGTAATTGTTCCCGCAGACGACAGCTGGGAAGGTTTCACTagagaggcacacacacacacacacacacacacacacacacacacacacacacacacacacacacacacacacacacacacgtacaggacGTAGACACATATATACGTTCAGGTCATAACTATTGTTTGATGGACTGCGGTACTGTGAGTGATCAAAGAAAAGTTATTGGAAGTATTAGACCAGAGGAGTATCAGTCGACCTGTACAGTATTGCGTGGTCATCTCAGCAGGAAGAGTAGTGAAGGGAATAGCTCCTATTTCACTTTATTATTCACTTGCTCTCAGATCCAGCTTTCAATGTAACCAAAAGTATTGTAACTGATTAGCTTGTTCGAAAGTATATTTAGGtacttcttttacttctactactaccaccgctgcTATTACTACAGTACCACTATctctaatactgctgctgctactactactactactactactactactactactactactactactactactactactactactgctactactactactactactactactgctactactgctactactactactactactactgctactactactactactactactactactactactactactgctactactactactactactactactactactactactactactactactatagtctAACCGTAATTGCTGCGTTAAAGAGAGCTTCgtagtgttgatggtgatggtggtggccgtTACAGTAATTTAATTATTCAATAGAAAGCTGCCGTTCCTTCTTAAGATAACTAACGCATGTGTATCTAGTGATTTGTACCAGGCAGCGAAGCGACGGAAGGAATCCCACAaggaaacacatacacaaacacacacacacacacacacacacacacacacacacacacacacacacacacacacacacacacacacacacacacacacacacacacacacacacacacataaacacaaacactgctCTAGTGGAAGGAAGGCGGTATGGCTGAGAGGGATTTGAGATAgaagaattaaccccttcaatactgggacacatttttaccttcaaatttgtgtacgattaaaccattttatttacattaggaagggtctatggaggtcagaagattaatggccacagtcttcacaattctaatcccccacaagagtttctgaagctgtataaaattatcaaatagtagccagaaggaatatggaaacgcattatGGTATTGAATGAattaaaaggatgaaagaagaaagagagggagggaagaagggtagGATAGATGGAGGGAAGCAGGGCAGTGGGTCACCGTGACAGACGGTCTGTTTTTCGCCCCACACTCACTgcttctcactcacacactctcacctCCGCGCTCATCACTCTCACCTTGCACATCTTACATTTCATTAGTTACTTGatttaattcacacacacacacacacacacacacacacacacacacacacacacacacacacacacacacacacacacacacacacacacacacgataatttCATGGTATAATAACTAAtaagaaatgaacaaaagaacaagaaataaacatgaaaattaagagaacacaatatgaagtaataaaaaagaaaagattttgttctttttttggggTTGGCGGTATTAGAAGGGCTTAGAAAAACTGGATGGCTAGTTATATGGGAAAAAATGTGAcaacctcctttcctttttctttctcagaaGCCAAACAGACCGTGTGGATGGGGCAGTGACATTCTCAGCGGTAAGTGCTTCACATTAATAAAACGTCCGCtggtagatctctctctctctctctctctctctctctctctctctctctctctctctctctctctctctctctgtctctctctctctgtctctgtctgtctgtctgtctgtctgtctgtctgtctgtctgtctgtctgtctgtctgtctgtctgtctgtctctctctctctctctctctctctctctctctctctctctctctctctctctctctctctctctctctctctctctctctctctctctctctctctctctctctctctctctctctctctctaaaataccTAACGTCTTATCACAAATACTAAAATACTCATTAATAACACCACGCTTTTGTGCTTCTTTATTGCCTCACTTACACGTCACTACTTCACTGTTTGCCTCCCCTCAATcgacactcaccactcactgtaGCACCGGTTGCTCTTCTatcatccactcactcatccacccagTCACCAACCGCTCATCCGTCCGTCCACCTGCCGTGTTGTGCGGTCGAGCAGGGAAAGTGTAGCAGCCTGCACCGCTTGTTTTCCCTTTGTTaatgtcttcctttttccttccctctttttcttctactgttgtcgtgtgtgtgtgtgtgtgtgtgtgtgtgtgtgtgtgtgtgtgtgtgtgtgtgtgtgtgtgtgtgtctcctacacacacacacacacacacacacacacacacacacacacacacacacacacacacacacacacacacacacacctttcagtctttatctccttcctctacGTTCTCATTCTATATTCGTATCGTCTCAGCTTTCTCTTCTATGATTcccatgtttattattattattattattattattattattattattacttttttttgtttctatccgtttttctctcaatctgttttttcctctctttttttctcgagttttcttttcttttttctttctgtacatGTGCATGAAACTGATCAGAACCAGAGAAGCTacaggaaaaaaacgaaaattatgTCAAAGCTTTGTTCACCAATTAAGAAATAAGATTTGGAAGAATGAAAGGTGGAAAatttggaaacacacacacacacacacacacacacacacacacacacacacacacacacacacacacacacaacggtagGGAGAAGACATGATATACTGCTGGTGGAAGAATCTGCCCATTGAACATTCCGATTTGTTTCTCAGGCAGCAAGAAGACGTGGGCGGCGGCGTGATGGGCGGGGCTTGGTGTCTGCTGCTCTTGCTGGGTGAGTAGTCATACCTGCAGCCTCTCTCCCACTGCTACTCTTGAAGGTGGATGCACAAATATTGGAAAATCTTGTGAATCATATACGATTTTTGCATATtaatttgtgtgtatgttgttaTGGTACTGCTATAACAGGTGTGGTGAGATTTGCAGCAGCGGACAGCAGCGTGGAAGCACAGCCACCTGAAGGGAGTGTGACAGCCACATCACCCATCGACCTTTCCCACTcgcactccctctcctcccagaACGTGGATGCTCGAGAGAGGGACAGCAAAGGTGAAAGCAAGGATGCGGATGGAAAAGGTTCAGTGGTTGACGATGAACTGACAGAGAATGTTGACGTGGCTGACTCAAGGCACAGTGCCACCTCCCCTTCAGCCTCTAGCCGCATGCTGTTTGTGGGGAAGGACATTTACCCTCCCCTCGCTGCCAATGGAACCACCAACAGGACGAGGGACCTTCTAACTTGGCGTCTCAAAGACCAGACACGTCTGAAGGACCTCACCAACAAGATTCTGGCCAGTGTGAAGGATCAGTGGCGGCGGAACGAGGAGTTTGGAATTCTGAACAAACATCCTCATGACGTGGGAGGCTCAGATGGACAGAGCGAGGCAGGGTCCCAGGTGAGGCTTCACTGTTCCtattaacatttattttttttcaataatttagATTTGTAACTACTAACAATTGCATGTGTAGCATCTGACGTTATTTTTCTAACTTTATAAGATTACTTTTTTAATAATTCCATGACCAGAGAAAGCATTGCATACTCCTGAAATCCTAAAGTAACATCATTTGTGTTGCATGATGAATCCTTGGTGAAATGCATAGTTTGTATCGTTGACCACAGGTTGTGGAGAGGCGAGTGGCGCCACCCAAACACTTCGGTCGCCGCCCAAATCGACTACCCTGCGGTCGCCGAGTAAGCCAACACGATCACTTGTACTATAGTCTAAATATCTCTTCTCTACTTGCTGGTGCTTATAGTGTGTTGGGTAGAGTGTTGCCAGGGAGTAGGTTGCCACGTGTGGAAGGCTCAGGTAAACAACTAGGTGCCAAGCTGCCGTATATTGATGAAAGTAACAGGTATACAAAGAAGAGTCCAGCCACCTTCATCAATCTCGAGGCTTGTGGCGGACAGACTCCAACTGAGGAGAAGCGCGGAAAGACACGCGATGTAGGAAGGCGGAAATAAAGTGGATGATTAGACAGTGTCCGAAACGCACACATTGCTATCTCCACTGACTCACCAACCTATCGTTGtgcaatgaagaagaaaatgttacaAAATTGAACGGTTAACTCTCAAAACAGCAATGTGGGTTTACACTAGAATAACCAATATAACTACGAAACTTAATAACTACAACATTTTTGCATTAACTTAAGAATTCCTTTTCCAGAGTGGCTGTAAGTCTGCTAATGAGACTCTGGAACTACGTCGTCGCCTCATGCACGATCTCCAGTCTTCCTTCAGTGCCCCGCTGCCCTCCAGGATTCGCTACCGCCTCAAGAAAAAACCCTCTATTTACACCTCCAAGTAAGTTGTTTGAATACCTGTCTTTCTgccttctcgtgtgtgtgtgtgtgtgtgtgtgtgtgtgtgtgtgtgtgtgtgtgtgttttatataagaGGTTGCGAGAATATGATTGTGCCTTGGTTAACATTGGTGAATTTCACACATTTTAGAGAGTGATGGGCATGGTGTATGTCGCACGTATAGCAAAATGACACAGCGGTCTTTAAGCAGGTATGAAGGCGCTAACTATTTTGTCTTACAGGAAGCCCAGTTCCCGTCAAGACATCGGTGTGCCGGACATCTATGAGACTGAGGTCTCCATCACCCCAAAATTAAGGCGCCGTCCACCTACTCGTCTCACTCAAGGCGACCATTCCAATGAGTTTGGCTTTGCAGCAGATAGGAAATTTAGTCAGTTTGTATTGCCAGAAGCACATCAGCACGTTGCCTTGGAGTCTTTGTCGATCCCAAACGATGCAGCTACTGATGACAACACCCAGACATACATTCCTCTCAGTCCGGTCTCAGCATCTGATCTTCCTTCGGGCCTGGTGTACCGGCCACCGCGGCGCCCTCCTGGCAGCCAGAAACGACGCACAAGTGGTCTTCTCCGGCGTCCATCTCCATCCGAACCACACTATTTtaccactccttcctcccttcaacaTCTCAGTATCCAGGCCCATCTTCCCTACCGCCGTCCCGTCTCTTTCAGATACAGTAGAACACCGAATACTGGTGGTCCTACACGCTCCACCTCTCCTGCCTCCAGGGTTCATCACTCCACCGTCACCAACCGAGATGAGTCCACACATGTCACAAGCACACCTCTCCACAGCAGCACAGCCTCGGGAAACACTCATCCTTCTCAGAAGTATCTTCCCCCAAACAAGGAATACATTCCCCCGCGAGGAACGTCACCCAAACCTCCTGCCAGAGAAGGACCCACCAAACCTCCAGTACATTACGTTCCGCCACAGAATGAATACCTCCCGCCCAAACCCACGGCAGATGTCAAGCCTTCCACTGAATCTTCCCCAACGTATCAGACTCCTGCCAAGGATTATGAGGCATCCACCGAGCACTCTGAGCAGCCCCATTCACAGCCACCAAGAAAGTACATTCCGCCAAATAAAGAATATTTGCCCCCACAGGATAATCAGGAAGATTTCCCTGCACCATCAAAGGAATATAATCCCCAGAAGACTACTCCCAAAGTGCCATCCAGACACTATTTGACACCTAATAAGGATTACAAGACTGTCACTAGACGACCCCACCGACCCTCTTCGGAACAGAAGATTCCTGCGACAGGATACCCTGAGCCTCCAAGAAAGTATCTTCCTCCTGATAAGAACTTCGGGCCAGACGGGACTGGCCTTGGTGGTCGACGACCTCCGTCTCGGAGACGCCGACCtggtaaaaggaggagaaagaacaggaaacgACCCACTCCTCCTAGTAGGAAATACATCCCCCCTAATAAGGAGTATCTACCTCCTCACAGCGACTCTCACTCCGCCAAAGAACCGTCGAAAACATACGAAACACCTGACAAAGAATACTTGCCTCCCAAAAACTACTCCTTGCATTCTGACTCCATGACGGCAACCACTGTAACAGTACCTTATACCATCCCACCCAGGACGTACCTGCCGCCTCACCTTGACCACAGTACTGCAGCTCCCTCCTACACCACCCCTACTCCTCACTCTAACTACGTACCCCCGCACCtacccaccccacccacctcGTCTCTCAAGCAGCCTCATTCAGGATACAGTCCTCCAGCTGTGACTTACGGCCCTCCAGTCAGGACTTACCAGCCGCCCACTAACAGTTACATCCCACCCCAAGGGACAACCACGCTTCCAGGCTGGCTGCACAACATTAAGACAGACCACGCCTCATCAGGTCCTGCCCAGCCTGAGGTGTACGTTTCCAGATTTCCCCCACCTCTTAAAGTGTTTGCCGATCACCACGCTTCCCCTATAACAACACCCCAACCTGCGTACACTCCCCCAGTGAGGACTTATCAACCTCCCATAAAAGAatacctccctcccaccctgtcTCACTCCACCACTCCCAAACCAGTCTATACAggaccgccgccgccgccgccaccaatCCACCGACCTCTTGATCCCGCTTTCCTTCCCGTCCCTAAGCGGCCCTCCACCCACTACCTACCTCCTCATGCAGATTATCAGTCACCTGGACACGCTGACGCCACTCACCCTACGGCCACGCCTAAACCTCactacatcaccatcatcctgcCTCCTGAAACCTCTCCCAAACCAGATTATATTCCTCCAGCACCTCCAAAGAAGGAGTACGTTCCCCCGTCCTCCCCTAAACCAGATTacgtccctccctcttcccctaaaCCAGATtacgtcctcctcttccctaaacCAGATTacgtccctccctcttcccctaaaCCAGATTacgtccctccctcttcccctaaaCCAGATTatgttcctccctcttctcctaaACCAGATtatgtccctccctcttccccaaagCCAGATtatgtccctccctcttcccctaaGCCAGATTACGTCCCTCCGTCCTCCCCTAAACCAGATTACGTGCCACCAACTTCTCGTAAACCGGAGTACGTGCCGCCTAAAGCACCCAAACCTGGATCCTCTGCTAGACATCCTCCAGCGAGCGTCACCACTTACAGGCCCTCGCACGATCCCAAGATACAGCAGCTGCAAGACTTTAGCCATCCTGGGAGAGTCCGGCCCTCCCCCTCTAGGCCGTCCTCCCCCCCAGTGTACTATCCCACAACCCCCGGTCCAGGATATAATGAATTACCAAAGCACATCACTGGCCATCGTCCTCTCACACCAAGGCCCTTCATTGaggattattatgatgatgattactACTATGATGACGAAGACgatgactactactattactatgatgatgacgacgactaTTACTATGACTATGATGATTACtacgactattattattactatgatgaCTACGACTATGACCCCTACTCAGCACCTCTACGAACTCCTTTCCAACTCACCTTCCAAGACGACTACGACATCCACGAGAACGACATCCTGGAGTATGGTTACATCGCCGGCATTCCTGGTAAGTGGCTCTTCGCTTCCATGCTTCGGCTCAACTTATATTCAGGATTTTTTCAGtgacttgttatttttttctgtgatgaCTATGAAAgttatgtatgcatatatgaaGCGTTTTATGAAGGTAGCGGTCCCAACAGAGCACATTCAAGAAAGCAGTAATCAAATTTGAGAAGTGTGTACTCCACGTGGTGATAAATGTTTGttattaacttcttcagtactggaatgcatttttaccttgaggtttgggtatgataagacgattttatttacattaggaagagtttatggagatcagaagattattggccagagaattcactatttaaatcaccacataagtatctgaagctgtataaaatcatcaaagtagtaagcagaataaacatgaaaacccgtcatggtactgaagaggttaagctgcctaattaaggaaaatataggATTGGATCTGTACTGAGAATGTGTCTGCTTTCAATACTCATTTGTTTGTGCTTCACAGGTCGAGCGGGTCGCGACTATCCCATTCTCAGTTATATCCCTCTCACGTCCTTTGGCTGCGATCTGGTGGCAGACTACCCTGGATACTATGCTGACATGGAGGCCGGCTGTCAGGTAGGGCAGGCTGGCTGTATTGACATCTTAGGCTTGCTAATATTATACCATTATTGCACTCTTCACTTATCTTTGAAACTTTTTATAACGAtaccttttcttattcattcatctttttccattattttatcaAACAAAATTTAAGATGAAATGAAGCTATCAAACATATCACTGATGCTGTGAATGACTATTTCCTTAATAGTAGCAACTCTGTTTGCTTACAATGTTAATGAAAGGTATGCATAAAATATTGTTGTTTGGCTGATTGGTTGTCTTGGCCCTGTGCAGGTTTTCCACATCTGTCACCGTAGTGGCCGACAAGACTCCTTCCTGTGTCCCAATGGTACTGTATTCAACCAGAAGTACTTTGTATGTGACTGGTGGTACAACTTTGCCTGTGAGGACGCGCCCTTTTTCTACCCTGTGAATGCTGCTATTGGGCAGCCGGGCGTCCCGCTACATAGGAACGCTTTCGAGCCTGATCTGCGACTGGTACACAACCTTCCACCCCTTCacgcacgcccacgcccacacccacagccACGCCCAGCCACACTTATTCCCCACCACCTGGATCCCCCGCCTGAGCTGGTAACTCTCGCACCTCTCCCTCCTGAACTTGTCCACACCGCCTTAGGATGAAATGCAGGATTTCCAATATCTACTGTTGTCGCTCAAGCAGGATAACCAAGTCACTTTATGCCGGGGAGCACCACAGGACGCCAACAGGAACCCTTCATCACCAGCATGCAGATCcttattgttattagttttttttttttctttaatcaccAGTTCTACTTAAAAATGTCTAGGTATATGGCTACCTACTACTTCTCAATGTTGATTTTGTTCTTTCAGGAATTGGTCACAAGGGATTTTTTTCCTGAGGTGATTGTATGCAGGATTCTATACCACTATTGGTATTTTGGGTATTGTTTGAAGTCACCCTGTGTGAATCGTGTGCATAGTATTTGTTATATTTCGTACCTTTCTTAGTGTAGCATAATGTTTCGGTTCAGACTTTCATTGGGTGTAGTTCCTGTATGTTGCGTTCTATCATCCTGCTGAGTAAGTATTCAGTAACCTGTTGTTGAAACTCTTTGTTTTAGTCTGTTATTGTGGTCACTTGTTGCAGTCTTCACATGTAAGTTCACTTTGTTTTAGTCGTTTGATGGTTCCCTTGTCCTTGTTGTGTGTTCATATATAGTCCCACAGGTGTGTCCGTTGTCTACTGTGAGTATCTAGTCCATTGTTGTGTAAATACTACTTGTATACCCCTTCAGGCACCCAGTCTCGCTCCTCGTGATAAGACCACATGCGCCTTCCTTATTTTAGATTGTGAAGGAAAGCTCCTACTTAATAACCTCTCCCTGCACCCCGTGACATACCGCAGGGCACTCATGAAGGACCTCTCGTCAGGCGCAGCTCTCCCTCATGCTTGTAGTGTTTCCTgggagagatgaaaggtgaAAACTGTGAGAGCGATGTGAGAGGCATAGAGAGACATAATATTATTGTCAACTACACCTACTCCCAAACAGATTCACGCCTCTtatctttgtaacttttcctgGCCCTTccggagataaaaaaaaaaaaaaaaaaacgtccgtTGAAATGTCCAAAGAAATTTGCTTTGTAGtgcttttattgtgtgtgtatgatatgtACTGCGCCTCATATTTTACATTAGTACATGTTTACTCTGGGTAAGTCCATGTTTTTCTTCCAGCTAGAATTGAAGGAGACCTTATTTTACGGATATGCGTTACCACAGCCATTATGTGTTATCAAATGATTAAGAAACACGGCAGTCTATTTAAAGTTTCTGGATCGACATCAACATCCTCGCAACGGAGTGGAAGGGCCAACCTACTTTGACCAATAAATTAGTTAATAGCGAACATTCCTCA encodes:
- the LOC123505798 gene encoding titin-like gives rise to the protein MGGAWCLLLLLGVVRFAAADSSVEAQPPEGSVTATSPIDLSHSHSLSSQNVDARERDSKGESKDADGKGSVVDDELTENVDVADSRHSATSPSASSRMLFVGKDIYPPLAANGTTNRTRDLLTWRLKDQTRLKDLTNKILASVKDQWRRNEEFGILNKHPHDVGGSDGQSEAGSQVVERRVAPPKHFGRRPNRLPCGRRSGCKSANETLELRRRLMHDLQSSFSAPLPSRIRYRLKKKPSIYTSKKPSSRQDIGVPDIYETEVSITPKLRRRPPTRLTQGDHSNEFGFAADRKFSQFVLPEAHQHVALESLSIPNDAATDDNTQTYIPLSPVSASDLPSGLVYRPPRRPPGSQKRRTSGLLRRPSPSEPHYFTTPSSLQHLSIQAHLPYRRPVSFRYSRTPNTGGPTRSTSPASRVHHSTVTNRDESTHVTSTPLHSSTASGNTHPSQKYLPPNKEYIPPRGTSPKPPAREGPTKPPVHYVPPQNEYLPPKPTADVKPSTESSPTYQTPAKDYEASTEHSEQPHSQPPRKYIPPNKEYLPPQDNQEDFPAPSKEYNPQKTTPKVPSRHYLTPNKDYKTVTRRPHRPSSEQKIPATGYPEPPRKYLPPDKNFGPDGTGLGGRRPPSRRRRPGKRRRKNRKRPTPPSRKYIPPNKEYLPPHSDSHSAKEPSKTYETPDKEYLPPKNYSLHSDSMTATTVTVPYTIPPRTYLPPHLDHSTAAPSYTTPTPHSNYVPPHLPTPPTSSLKQPHSGYSPPAVTYGPPVRTYQPPTNSYIPPQGTTTLPGWLHNIKTDHASSGPAQPEVYVSRFPPPLKVFADHHASPITTPQPAYTPPVRTYQPPIKEYLPPTLSHSTTPKPVYTGPPPPPPPIHRPLDPAFLPVPKRPSTHYLPPHADYQSPGHADATHPTATPKPHYITIILPPETSPKPDYIPPAPPKKEYVPPSSPKPDYVPPSSPKPDYVLLFPKPDYVPPSSPKPDYVPPSSPKPDYVPPSSPKPDYVPPSSPKPDYVPPSSPKPDYVPPSSPKPDYVPPTSRKPEYVPPKAPKPGSSARHPPASVTTYRPSHDPKIQQLQDFSHPGRVRPSPSRPSSPPVYYPTTPGPGYNELPKHITGHRPLTPRPFIEDYYDDDYYYDDEDDDYYYYYDDDDDYYYDYDDYYDYYYYYDDYDYDPYSAPLRTPFQLTFQDDYDIHENDILEYGYIAGIPGRAGRDYPILSYIPLTSFGCDLVADYPGYYADMEAGCQVFHICHRSGRQDSFLCPNGTVFNQKYFVCDWWYNFACEDAPFFYPVNAAIGQPGVPLHRNAFEPDLRLVHNLPPLHARPRPHPQPRPATLIPHHLDPPPELVTLAPLPPELVHTALG